In Candidatus Binatia bacterium, one DNA window encodes the following:
- a CDS encoding NAD-dependent epimerase/dehydratase family protein yields the protein MEALITGSSGVLGQSLLPQLAARGDRMRLFDMVPCPDDVKTGLRAVARDGGGVAAEIQGDMRDPAALRRAMDGVEVVYHLAAGQRMKPQFAGMSEQEIYSMNLSGVRNVLDAARACRVRKVVFISSSGVYGLPMTPLVHEDTHPKRPLGAYGRSKLEAEELCLRAVEQGLDVTMLRPMSLFGDGMTGVFVLLFDWVRRGRRVFLLGNGKNRVQMVSADDVARAAILAAEAKDAAGLIVNIGSDPATVPTVREQVEALIRYAGSPSQVTPIPAALLRNAARVLNVFGLSPIVPEHYLLADRNFVLDITRARERLGWEPAGDNVQITCEAYDWYRQNWEKVAPKPNPALRLLEAIT from the coding sequence ATGGAAGCACTGATCACCGGATCCTCGGGCGTCCTCGGCCAGAGCCTGCTGCCGCAGCTCGCGGCGCGCGGCGACCGGATGCGTCTGTTCGACATGGTGCCGTGCCCCGACGACGTGAAGACGGGGCTGCGCGCGGTCGCGCGCGACGGCGGCGGCGTCGCCGCGGAGATCCAGGGCGACATGCGCGATCCCGCGGCGCTGCGCCGCGCGATGGACGGCGTCGAGGTGGTCTACCACCTCGCGGCGGGCCAGCGGATGAAGCCGCAGTTCGCCGGCATGTCGGAGCAGGAGATCTACTCGATGAACCTCTCCGGCGTGCGCAACGTCCTCGACGCCGCGCGCGCCTGCCGGGTGCGAAAGGTGGTGTTCATTTCGAGCTCCGGGGTCTACGGTCTTCCCATGACCCCGCTCGTGCACGAGGACACGCACCCGAAGCGGCCGCTCGGCGCGTACGGGCGCTCGAAGCTCGAGGCGGAGGAGCTCTGCCTGCGCGCGGTCGAGCAGGGTCTCGACGTGACGATGCTGCGCCCGATGAGCCTGTTCGGCGACGGCATGACCGGCGTCTTCGTCCTGCTGTTCGACTGGGTGCGGCGCGGACGGCGCGTGTTCCTGCTCGGCAACGGCAAGAACCGCGTGCAGATGGTGTCGGCGGACGACGTCGCGCGCGCCGCGATCCTCGCAGCCGAGGCGAAGGACGCGGCGGGTCTGATCGTCAACATCGGCTCCGACCCGGCGACGGTGCCGACCGTGCGCGAGCAGGTCGAGGCGTTGATCCGCTACGCCGGCTCGCCGTCGCAGGTGACGCCGATCCCGGCGGCGCTGCTGCGCAACGCGGCGCGCGTGCTGAACGTCTTCGGGCTGTCGCCGATCGTTCCCGAGCACTACCTGCTCGCCGATCGCAACTTCGTGCTGGACATCACGCGGGCGCGCGAGCGGCTCGGCTGGGAGCCCGCCGGCGACAACGTGCAGATCACCTGCGAGGCCTACGACTGGTACCGTCAGAACTGGGAGAAGGTCGCGCCGAAGCCGAACCCGGCGCTGCGTCTCCTCGAGGCGATCACGTGA
- a CDS encoding radical SAM protein, with protein sequence MRLRTYAALAAKATEANFRRLSHPFKLTFCITYWCNYRCQTCNIWQMKPRDELKLDEIRAFFRNSPDFLWVDLTGGEVTLRKDFVEIAHAVLDSCPNLLLLHFPTNGYLTDKIVENTRRIMERRPEKLIITVSTDGDERMNDEIRGVEGGWQRQIETFRRLREIPGVEVVLGMTLSAKNVDHFPQAFAAAEKAVPGITYRDFHVNIVHESPHYLGNTNLSLRRNVAPDALLHAVKQVAKLRGTPRGPVGYLERAYLKHVGPYLKTGVTPMRCHALSASCFVDSWGNVFPCTIYDRKLGNLREADYDLRRIWSSELAVQTQKEIWSYDCPQCWTPCEAYQSIMGNFLVPGRTTSEDAAKAVEEGTAPLRP encoded by the coding sequence GTGAGGCTTCGCACGTACGCGGCGCTCGCGGCGAAGGCGACGGAAGCGAACTTCCGCCGGTTGTCGCACCCGTTCAAGCTCACCTTCTGCATCACCTACTGGTGCAACTACCGGTGCCAGACCTGCAACATCTGGCAGATGAAGCCGCGCGACGAGCTGAAGCTCGACGAGATCCGCGCGTTCTTCCGCAACTCGCCGGACTTCCTGTGGGTCGACCTGACGGGCGGCGAGGTCACGCTGCGCAAGGATTTCGTCGAGATCGCGCACGCGGTGCTCGACTCCTGTCCGAACCTGCTGCTGCTGCACTTCCCGACCAACGGATACTTGACGGACAAGATCGTCGAGAACACGCGCCGCATCATGGAGCGTCGTCCCGAGAAGCTCATCATCACCGTCTCGACCGACGGTGACGAGCGAATGAACGACGAGATCCGCGGCGTCGAGGGCGGCTGGCAGCGGCAGATCGAGACCTTCCGCCGCCTGCGCGAGATCCCCGGCGTCGAGGTCGTGCTGGGGATGACGCTGTCGGCGAAGAACGTCGACCACTTCCCGCAGGCGTTCGCCGCCGCGGAGAAGGCCGTCCCCGGCATCACGTACCGCGACTTCCACGTCAACATCGTGCACGAGTCGCCGCACTACCTCGGCAACACGAACCTCTCGCTGCGGCGCAACGTCGCCCCGGACGCGCTGCTGCACGCCGTCAAGCAAGTCGCGAAGCTGCGCGGCACGCCGCGCGGCCCGGTCGGCTACCTCGAGCGCGCGTACTTGAAGCACGTGGGACCGTATCTCAAGACGGGGGTCACGCCGATGCGCTGCCACGCGCTGTCGGCGTCGTGCTTCGTCGACTCGTGGGGCAACGTCTTCCCCTGCACGATCTACGATCGCAAGCTCGGCAACCTGCGCGAGGCCGACTACGACCTGCGGCGCATCTGGAGCTCGGAGCTCGCGGTGCAGACGCAGAAGGAGATCTGGAGCTACGATTGCCCGCAGTGCTGGACGCCGTGCGAGGCGTACCAGTCGATCATGGGCAACTTCCTGGTCCCCGGGCGCACGACCAGCGAGGACGCGGCGAAGGCCGTCGAGGAGGGGACGGCGCCTCTCCGGCCGTAG
- a CDS encoding zinc-dependent alcohol dehydrogenase has product MKANCWYGKRDVRVEDVPDPTILNPRDAIVRITSSAICGSDLHLYNGFIPTMQAGDIMGHEFMGEVVEVGPRVGDLKVGDRVVIPFPIACGNCFFCREKLFSLCENSNPNAWMAEKLWGHSPCGIFGYSHMLGGYAGGQAEYVRVPYADVNHIKIPHGIDDEKVLFLSDILPTGYMAAEACNIRKGETVAVWGCGPVGQFAILSAFLLGAGRVIAIDRFPYRLRMAHELCGAEVLNYEEVDVYEALRAMTGGRGPDACIDAVGMEGHLPGMLGAYDRVKQALMMETDRPPVLRQALMCVRSGGTVSVAGVYGGLLDKIPFGAVVNKALTIKSGQTHVQRYMQPLLERIISGEIDPSFVVTHRMSLDETPQGYETFLHKQDECMKVVLRPGAPNGNGNLARNITAPY; this is encoded by the coding sequence ATGAAGGCGAACTGCTGGTACGGCAAGCGCGACGTCCGGGTCGAGGACGTTCCCGATCCGACGATCCTCAACCCGCGCGACGCCATCGTCCGCATCACCTCGAGCGCGATCTGCGGCTCGGACCTGCACCTCTACAACGGCTTCATCCCGACCATGCAGGCCGGCGACATCATGGGCCACGAGTTCATGGGCGAGGTGGTCGAGGTCGGGCCGCGCGTCGGCGATCTGAAGGTCGGCGACCGGGTCGTGATCCCGTTCCCGATCGCGTGCGGCAACTGCTTCTTCTGCCGCGAGAAGCTCTTCTCGCTGTGCGAGAACTCGAATCCGAACGCCTGGATGGCCGAGAAGCTCTGGGGCCACTCGCCGTGCGGAATCTTCGGCTACTCGCACATGCTCGGCGGCTACGCGGGCGGCCAGGCCGAATACGTCCGCGTGCCGTACGCCGACGTCAATCACATCAAGATCCCGCACGGCATCGACGACGAGAAGGTGCTCTTTCTCTCCGACATCCTGCCGACCGGCTACATGGCCGCCGAGGCGTGCAACATCCGCAAGGGCGAGACGGTCGCCGTGTGGGGCTGCGGTCCGGTCGGACAGTTCGCGATCCTGAGCGCGTTCCTGCTCGGCGCGGGGCGCGTCATCGCGATCGACCGCTTCCCCTACCGGCTGCGCATGGCGCACGAGCTCTGTGGCGCAGAGGTGCTGAACTACGAGGAGGTCGACGTCTACGAGGCGCTGCGCGCCATGACCGGCGGCCGCGGGCCGGACGCCTGCATCGACGCCGTCGGCATGGAGGGCCACCTGCCGGGGATGCTCGGCGCCTACGATCGCGTCAAGCAAGCGCTCATGATGGAGACCGATCGCCCGCCCGTGCTGCGCCAGGCGCTGATGTGCGTGCGCAGCGGCGGCACGGTGTCGGTCGCCGGGGTCTACGGCGGGCTCCTCGACAAGATCCCGTTCGGCGCGGTGGTCAACAAGGCGCTGACCATCAAGTCCGGACAGACCCACGTGCAGCGCTACATGCAGCCGCTGCTCGAGCGGATCATCTCGGGCGAGATCGACCCGAGCTTCGTCGTCACGCACCGGATGTCGCTCGACGAGACGCCGCAGGGCTACGAGACCTTCCTGCACAAGCAGGACGAGTGCATGAAGGTCGTGCTCCGACCGGGCGCGCCCAACGGGAACGGCAACCTGGCGCGCAACATCACGGCGCCGTACTGA
- a CDS encoding SRPBCC family protein, with protein MSTQTAPQGAAPPLDARIGRSYGTNGGPAGKDSTVASSLGWLSIGLGLAEIAAPRALSRFLGLDDHRHLIRALGLREIASGVGILSSLPRPAGWVWSRVAGDALDIGLLLAALGHTSKPGRVLGALAAVGGVTALDTMTGDRLTRRSISDAGPATGTSSVDVIESIAVTPDRSEAYAFWRRLENLPIVMEHLESVTQLGGERSRWVAKGPAGKRVEWEAEITRDVPGEEIAWTSVEGSDVVTAGCVRFTPDPAGRGTLVELQMSYSPPLGVVGALAAKMLGEDPEAQIREGLRRFKRMLETGEIPTTEGQPSGRKREHLAARQRHAEQHGRAHGASHGAGI; from the coding sequence ATGAGCACGCAGACCGCGCCCCAGGGCGCCGCGCCGCCGCTCGACGCGCGCATCGGGCGCTCGTACGGAACGAACGGCGGACCTGCCGGGAAGGATTCGACGGTCGCGAGCAGCCTCGGCTGGCTCAGCATCGGGCTCGGCCTCGCCGAGATCGCAGCCCCGCGCGCGCTGTCGAGATTCCTCGGCCTCGACGACCACCGGCACCTGATCCGCGCGCTCGGGTTGCGCGAGATCGCGAGCGGGGTCGGCATCCTGTCGTCGCTGCCCCGTCCGGCGGGCTGGGTGTGGAGCCGGGTCGCGGGCGACGCGCTCGACATCGGGCTGCTGCTCGCGGCGCTCGGCCATACCTCGAAGCCGGGACGCGTGCTGGGCGCGCTCGCCGCCGTCGGCGGCGTCACCGCGCTCGACACCATGACCGGCGACCGCCTCACGCGGCGCTCGATCTCGGACGCCGGTCCCGCGACGGGAACGAGCTCGGTCGACGTGATCGAGAGCATCGCGGTCACGCCCGACCGGAGCGAGGCCTACGCGTTCTGGCGGCGACTCGAGAACCTGCCGATCGTCATGGAGCACCTCGAGTCGGTGACGCAGCTCGGCGGCGAGCGCTCGCGCTGGGTCGCGAAGGGACCCGCGGGCAAGCGCGTCGAGTGGGAAGCCGAGATCACGCGCGACGTGCCCGGCGAGGAGATCGCCTGGACGTCGGTCGAGGGCTCGGACGTCGTGACCGCGGGCTGCGTGCGCTTCACGCCCGACCCGGCGGGACGTGGCACGCTGGTCGAGCTGCAGATGAGCTACTCGCCGCCGCTCGGCGTGGTCGGCGCGCTCGCGGCGAAGATGCTGGGCGAGGATCCCGAGGCGCAGATCCGCGAGGGCCTGCGGCGCTTCAAGCGCATGCTCGAGACCGGCGAGATCCCGACCACCGAGGGTCAGCCGTCGGGACGCAAGCGCGAGCACCTCGCGGCGCGACAGCGGCACGCAGAGCAGCACGGCCGCGCACACGGCGCGAGCCACGGAGCGGGCATATGA
- the cutA gene encoding divalent-cation tolerance protein CutA, protein MSTEASSEQQAVVVLTTVGNEEDAVRVARTLVERRVAACVNVLPGVRSIYRWQGAVQDDGELLLIVKTTRARRDALVEALREVHPYEVPEVVALDPTFVAPAYARWLVESVG, encoded by the coding sequence ATGAGCACGGAAGCGTCGAGCGAGCAGCAAGCGGTGGTGGTGCTGACCACCGTCGGGAACGAGGAGGACGCGGTGCGCGTCGCGCGCACGCTCGTCGAGCGCCGCGTCGCCGCGTGCGTCAACGTGCTGCCCGGCGTGCGCTCGATCTACCGCTGGCAGGGCGCCGTGCAGGACGACGGCGAGCTGCTGCTGATCGTCAAGACGACGCGCGCGCGTCGAGACGCGCTGGTCGAGGCGCTGCGCGAGGTGCACCCCTACGAGGTGCCCGAGGTGGTCGCGCTCGATCCGACGTTCGTCGCCCCTGCGTACGCGCGCTGGCTCGTGGAGTCGGTCGGGTAG
- a CDS encoding cellulase family glycosylhydrolase — MQRRPHGVAARVLVVFALAALSLLAACDRGVLAPPTLEPLLVHPDGRWFRDAKERVVLLRGVDYLALVGGRTRGPVPDTDEDDFRRLAELGFNLVRLPVPWRAVAPRPGDFDLEYLRQRVDPLLRFASNAGMPVVLAMHAGWSACVDGRPRRPWTCPDLPSEGDAGEGVPLGMRIARAQCAFFAGAEASDGRPLLEHYADAWRIVAAYYEQDKRIFAFDLLDEPTAAGCSSKAKFVVTALAPFYRTLQKSVRSTDAPHALAFQPAATPDEPLAAVGRGFGPGVVFAPHLFGQTFGPPADARGGERLAADYERARRLAQALGGPLLVGLVGSDGAPAGAYRPTTLPFVADSFAQLDRQLASGALWAVVPKEDPRAKLALDIHDGSVARVLARPYARRIAGLPIEMELDEESGVWRFAFRDDPKRRPPDPTEIFLPARLRYPDGFTVEVTPGDRWTFDERLQRLLVYRGPRRTVGEVHTVRVAPAAR, encoded by the coding sequence GTGCAGCGTCGCCCGCACGGCGTCGCGGCCCGCGTCCTCGTCGTCTTCGCGCTCGCGGCGCTTTCTCTCCTCGCCGCGTGCGACCGCGGCGTGCTCGCGCCGCCGACGCTCGAGCCGCTGCTCGTTCACCCCGATGGGCGCTGGTTCCGCGATGCGAAGGAGCGCGTCGTGCTGCTGCGCGGCGTCGACTATCTCGCGCTCGTCGGCGGTCGCACGCGCGGTCCGGTGCCCGACACGGACGAGGACGACTTCCGCCGTCTCGCCGAGCTCGGCTTCAACCTGGTGCGGCTTCCGGTCCCGTGGCGCGCGGTCGCGCCGCGCCCGGGCGACTTCGATCTCGAGTACCTGCGCCAGCGCGTCGATCCGCTGCTGCGCTTCGCGAGCAACGCCGGGATGCCGGTCGTGCTGGCGATGCACGCCGGCTGGTCGGCGTGCGTCGACGGTCGCCCGCGTAGGCCGTGGACGTGCCCGGATCTCCCGTCGGAAGGGGACGCGGGCGAAGGCGTGCCGCTCGGGATGCGGATCGCGCGCGCGCAGTGCGCGTTCTTCGCGGGCGCGGAGGCGTCCGACGGGCGCCCGCTGCTCGAGCACTACGCCGACGCGTGGCGCATCGTCGCCGCGTACTACGAGCAGGACAAGCGCATCTTCGCCTTCGACCTGCTCGACGAGCCGACCGCCGCGGGCTGCTCGTCCAAAGCGAAGTTCGTCGTCACCGCGCTGGCACCTTTCTACCGCACGCTGCAGAAGAGCGTCCGCTCGACCGACGCGCCGCACGCCCTCGCCTTCCAGCCGGCCGCGACGCCGGACGAGCCGCTCGCCGCAGTAGGGCGCGGCTTCGGTCCGGGCGTCGTCTTCGCGCCGCACCTCTTCGGTCAGACGTTCGGCCCGCCAGCGGATGCGCGCGGCGGCGAGCGGCTCGCCGCCGACTACGAGCGCGCGCGACGGCTCGCGCAAGCGCTCGGCGGCCCGTTGCTCGTCGGGCTCGTCGGCAGCGACGGAGCACCCGCGGGAGCGTACCGTCCGACGACGCTGCCGTTCGTCGCCGACTCGTTCGCGCAGCTCGACCGCCAGCTCGCCAGCGGCGCGCTGTGGGCGGTCGTGCCGAAGGAAGACCCGCGCGCGAAGCTCGCGCTCGACATCCACGACGGGAGCGTCGCGCGCGTCCTCGCGCGTCCGTACGCGCGGCGCATCGCCGGGCTGCCGATCGAGATGGAGCTCGACGAGGAGAGCGGCGTGTGGCGCTTCGCCTTTCGCGACGACCCGAAACGCCGCCCTCCCGACCCGACGGAGATCTTCCTGCCGGCGCGCCTGCGCTACCCGGACGGCTTCACCGTCGAGGTCACGCCGGGCGACCGCTGGACGTTCGACGAGCGGCTGCAGCGCCTGCTGGTCTACCGCGGCCCGCGGCGCACGGTCGGCGAGGTCCACACGGTGCGCGTCGCGCCCGCCGCGCGTTGA
- a CDS encoding YifB family Mg chelatase-like AAA ATPase, whose product MIAGIAAHVIEVEVDVAGGLPNFAIVGLPGSAVRESKDRVRAALRNCGLQVPERKVTINLAPAHLRKEGAAFDLAIALALLAAAEQLPQERLTGVVAAGELALDGRIKPIHGALPIALAARRAGIRRLLVPSANASEAALGGVEEVYGAATLSEALGLLRGELKIEPARVDAAALLAAGASYDLDFADVRGQAAAKRALEVAAAGGHNVLMIGPPGAGKTMLARRLATILPDLTLEEALECTAVHSIAGLLGERPMITSRPVRAPHHTASEVALIGGGRPVRPGEVALAHHGVLFLDELPEFPLACLEALRQPLEERTVVVARATGSYVFPASTQVVCAMNPCPCGYAGDPTHACSCPPGAVQRYRSRISGPLLDRLDVQIEVPAIAYRELAGARPVEGSREVRERVVAARERQRARYRRRDLTCNAQLTSRDLDRHCRLDTAGERLLERAVERLRLSARAYARVLKVARTVADLAGRDAITSEDVAEALQYRMLDRCAS is encoded by the coding sequence GTGATCGCCGGCATCGCGGCGCACGTCATCGAGGTCGAGGTCGACGTCGCGGGCGGCCTGCCGAACTTCGCGATCGTCGGGCTGCCGGGCAGCGCGGTGCGCGAGAGCAAGGACCGCGTGCGCGCGGCGCTGCGCAACTGCGGCCTGCAGGTGCCCGAGCGCAAGGTGACGATCAACCTCGCTCCGGCGCACCTTCGCAAGGAGGGCGCCGCGTTCGACCTCGCGATCGCGCTCGCGCTGCTCGCCGCTGCCGAGCAGCTGCCGCAGGAGCGCTTGACGGGCGTGGTCGCGGCGGGCGAGCTCGCGCTCGACGGACGCATCAAGCCGATCCACGGCGCGCTGCCGATCGCGCTCGCGGCGCGCCGAGCGGGGATCCGTCGCCTGCTGGTTCCGAGCGCGAACGCGAGCGAGGCGGCGCTCGGCGGCGTCGAGGAGGTGTATGGCGCGGCGACTCTGAGCGAGGCGCTCGGGCTGCTGCGCGGCGAGCTGAAGATCGAGCCGGCGCGCGTCGACGCGGCGGCGCTGCTCGCCGCGGGTGCTTCGTACGACCTCGACTTCGCCGACGTGCGCGGTCAAGCCGCGGCGAAGCGCGCGCTCGAGGTCGCCGCCGCCGGCGGCCACAACGTGCTGATGATCGGCCCGCCCGGCGCGGGCAAGACCATGCTCGCGCGCCGGCTCGCGACCATCCTGCCCGACTTGACGCTCGAGGAGGCGCTCGAGTGCACGGCGGTGCACAGCATCGCCGGGCTGCTCGGCGAGCGGCCGATGATCACCTCGCGTCCCGTGCGCGCGCCGCACCACACGGCCTCCGAGGTGGCGCTGATCGGCGGCGGTCGTCCCGTGCGTCCGGGCGAGGTCGCGCTCGCGCACCACGGCGTGCTGTTCCTCGACGAGCTGCCGGAGTTCCCGCTCGCGTGCCTCGAGGCGCTGCGCCAGCCTCTCGAGGAGCGCACGGTCGTGGTGGCGCGCGCAACCGGCTCGTACGTCTTCCCCGCCAGCACGCAGGTCGTCTGCGCGATGAACCCGTGCCCGTGCGGCTACGCCGGCGACCCGACGCACGCCTGCTCGTGTCCGCCGGGCGCCGTGCAGCGCTATCGATCGCGCATCTCCGGCCCGCTGCTCGATCGCCTCGACGTGCAGATCGAGGTGCCGGCGATCGCCTACCGCGAGCTCGCGGGCGCGCGTCCCGTCGAAGGCTCGCGCGAGGTGCGCGAGCGCGTGGTCGCCGCGCGCGAGCGGCAGCGTGCGCGCTACCGCCGCCGCGACCTCACGTGCAACGCGCAGCTCACGAGCCGCGACCTCGACCGGCACTGTCGCCTCGACACCGCGGGCGAGCGCCTTCTCGAGCGCGCGGTCGAGCGTCTGCGGCTCTCGGCGCGCGCCTACGCGCGCGTGCTGAAGGTCGCGCGCACGGTCGCCGATCTCGCCGGACGCGACGCGATCACCAGCGAGGACGTCGCCGAGGCGCTGCAGTACCGGATGCTCGACCGCTGTGCCTCTTGA
- a CDS encoding tetratricopeptide repeat protein yields MSAERSSRSGGSHRGRAAGGLPGEVFTTRQIARLTRLSPSRVRRCIRAGFLSPSRGPRRRYEYSLRDLMTLRAARAMFDAGYSPRRVAEVLARLRQQVEDREPSSLTFSIDRGRVVVADGTRRWYADSGQLLLRFDGSSRDGRRSRVRALDDADSPDEREAQRAFDRALALEDRSPEAAKEAYRRVLEYDAFVAPAHINLGRLEHESGNFAEAERHYLAALALSPDEPTTLFNLALLAEDRGDLRLAVRRYQHVLNVAPDLADAHQRLSNLYLALGDRAAARRHLQQYRRLLRRR; encoded by the coding sequence TTGAGCGCTGAGCGCTCGTCCCGCTCGGGCGGCAGCCACCGCGGTCGCGCGGCCGGCGGCCTTCCCGGCGAGGTCTTCACCACCCGCCAGATCGCGCGCTTGACGCGCCTCAGCCCGTCGCGCGTCCGCCGCTGCATCCGCGCGGGCTTCCTCTCGCCGTCGCGCGGACCGCGTCGACGCTACGAGTACTCGCTGCGCGACCTGATGACGCTGCGCGCGGCGCGCGCGATGTTCGACGCCGGCTACTCGCCGCGTCGGGTCGCGGAGGTGCTCGCGCGCCTGCGCCAGCAGGTCGAAGATCGCGAGCCCTCGAGCCTCACCTTCTCGATCGACCGCGGACGCGTCGTCGTCGCCGACGGCACGCGCCGCTGGTACGCGGACTCGGGTCAGCTCCTGCTGCGCTTCGACGGCTCGAGCCGCGACGGACGCCGCTCGCGCGTCCGCGCGCTCGACGACGCCGACTCGCCCGACGAGCGCGAGGCGCAGCGCGCATTCGACCGCGCGCTCGCGCTCGAGGACCGCTCCCCGGAGGCCGCGAAGGAAGCCTACCGACGCGTCCTCGAGTACGACGCCTTCGTCGCCCCGGCGCACATCAACCTCGGACGCCTCGAGCACGAGAGCGGCAACTTCGCGGAAGCCGAGCGCCACTACCTCGCCGCGCTCGCGCTGTCGCCGGACGAGCCGACGACGCTGTTCAACCTCGCACTGCTCGCCGAGGATCGCGGCGACCTGCGTCTCGCGGTGCGGCGCTACCAGCACGTGCTGAACGTCGCGCCCGATCTCGCCGACGCGCACCAGCGTTTGAGCAACCTCTACCTGGCGCTCGGCGACCGCGCGGCCGCGCGGCGGCACCTGCAGCAGTACCGTCGTCTGCTGCGCCGCCGCTGA
- a CDS encoding sulfurtransferase TusA family protein produces MLRGVRCPLNWARAKVRLEEMPVGARLTLVVDDARAVRDIPRAAEAHGYAVIEVSDLGDGWRIEIER; encoded by the coding sequence GTGCTGCGCGGCGTTCGCTGCCCGCTCAACTGGGCGCGCGCCAAGGTGCGCCTCGAGGAGATGCCGGTCGGCGCGCGGCTCACGCTGGTGGTGGACGACGCCCGCGCGGTGCGCGACATCCCGCGCGCCGCGGAGGCGCACGGCTACGCCGTCATCGAGGTGAGCGACCTGGGCGACGGCTGGCGGATCGAGATTGAGCGCTGA
- a CDS encoding DUF3467 domain-containing protein, with the protein MANEGRQNVPGTTQQITIQADPGVAPGVYSNLTMISHRREEFVLDFLFVQPQRGPKGEALASLRARVISTPEHTKRVLRALEDNVRRYEAQYGTIHEATDLPSVLQ; encoded by the coding sequence ATGGCCAACGAAGGACGGCAGAACGTGCCCGGGACGACGCAGCAGATCACCATTCAGGCCGACCCCGGCGTCGCACCCGGCGTGTACTCCAACCTGACGATGATCTCGCACCGCCGCGAGGAGTTCGTGCTCGACTTCCTCTTCGTGCAGCCGCAGCGCGGACCGAAGGGCGAGGCGCTCGCGAGCCTGCGCGCACGCGTGATCAGCACGCCCGAGCACACCAAGCGCGTGCTGCGCGCCCTCGAGGACAACGTGCGACGCTACGAAGCGCAGTACGGGACGATCCACGAGGCGACGGATCTGCCGTCGGTCCTGCAGTGA